The nucleotide window TCTATAACTATTAATATGAAATTAGGTTAATAGTCTCTATTATAAATAGAGATCATTCGATGTAGATCAATACACAAAATTACAaggaataaaaaattattttttcaaaatataaacttATTTTGTATCTATCATACTAACTAAAATTGTAATATGCCACCTATCACTTGGCTTTATTTGTGTATCTAAGCACCCACAAAGCACCTAAAGAAATACTTATTGCATCAAGAAATGATGATTAGGTGGCTCCATAATATTAATTCTCACAATGATTTGGTATTCTTAccaaatagaaataattaataaataaattactatACTTAACACAAACTAAATCATTCCATGTACACACCATCAATTGGTTTTATGTAGTCCACTAGCTGGGTCGTTCGTTATATTGTTGAAATTAATTatgtgatatataatatatcaagaATTTTAATCAAGTAttatatgctttttttttaattttatatacttttatgACTTTGATTGCTTAACAAAACTGTGGatatccttttttttcttttgtttctaGTTGTTCGGTCCggttgaaaataattatttcttatttaaaagTTTAAGATAATGGTTGAGgcttcaaaataatatattataacacGTTACACGCTTCCTTACATAAGAGCCTTTAGGTTAGAAGTGTGAATACAACATAAGTCATCCTCATACATGGCGcttaatattccactttaaatgaggggtgattgagaTACGAACCAATAAATTCTTGTCACGCTAGCTTTGATATATACCATGTCaaagaatcaactcaaccaaaagcttaagataATGATTGAGGCTCCaaaatatcttatatactctaacacatatTCGACGcatgttattttttatattatttatcaacCGCTCTTAATTTGTTATACACTGgctataatgatgatgattcatCAACGACTCTTAATTTGTGTTGTATTCTTAATTCATatgttaatatataattaagtagaattttgttgatttgtcttaatttattttattaacatcTATTTTGAATTGGCAAGTGTACAGTACTGAATAGTAAATACCACGCATGTGCTGAAAGAGGGGGAAGTATTATTGTTCTTTATACTGAATTCCATATTTCactcaatattttttttcaaaggtttaaaatatatattttggaaatgttaaatataaatatttggtttttaatataattaggaTTGGCTATGAAGTATATGCATATTGATAAATGTTACGATATTATGGAGACAGTTATTTTTACACCATCTAagaaacttttttaaaattatggatGGATATAAATACCAATAACAGTATGTAAAATGCAAAACGGCATAGAGTCTCACATGCATTCTAAAGAGAATTAACTAAAATTTGGACTGTTAATTTCTGTTTAGgtgtattatttcaaattcttgTAATTGGTGTATAGGAAGTAAATTTGAATATGttagatcttatgatttatattttacacttactatattatttttattttcattatttggaGTCTAATTATGAATCATCTACATCAATAAATCTTTGAAACATTCCTTTTTGAAAGTATAatcttgttatatttttttatttgaaaatatattaaatttttaactttttatcattattcaaaattaaaaataataatgaaaaatattaatttacagTGTTTTTTTTTAGTCTTATCATTAATAAGGATACAGTAAAATTGTGTATAGTTAACTCTTTAAAATTCTATTTTAAGTGGAAGGCAATTAATAACTTTGAAGTgatggaaatgaaaaaaaataatgtcaaaTAACTCATGTATAGCACTATAAGACCAATTTCACACAAAGTGTTGTATACCATAGAGgaacatatataaataacaaaaacaaacacaagAACTTTCTCCACTATGAGAACTTATTACACCACATTGAAATCAATCAAACATAAAAGCAttacacacacactcacacactttttaagtttttgagGCACATAgccaaataagacaaattaaataCCAATAAGCTTGATTTGTAATATGTCCTTCTAGTTTAAGGACAAGTGAAACCTTGAGGATATTGGCATCCACATTTATTAAGAAGCAAGCTTAGAGAAACAGGAACATCAAGATGGAGCCCTAACACATTAGCTCTAAGGGCAGTGCATAGACAAACCGCAGCATCGAGATCGGCTAGGTTTTGTAGGAGACTACAACATGGTCGGCTTGGAGGGGTTCCTAAAGTTACCTTAAGCAAACCATTAAGCACATCGGCACATACTTCAAGTTTAAGAGTATCAATAGGGCATGTCCTCGGCGGGTATGTCGCCGATACGACCGAGAAAAATGTTATGTTAAGGGCAAGGAAAAAGATAAGGATTGTGTTGGTGATTTTGGATGCCATTTTTGGAGCAATGGAGTTGGATATTTTACTATGTTTAGTAGGGAAAGTGTATGTACGTATTAATTTACTTGTTATGAAGGTTGATGAGAAATGAAATGAGATTAATGGGTTTTTATAGGCTTATTAGGGCTTGTTTAGtgcaattttattattattttataaggtTCAATGGCCCACATTATATGGGCTAAATTTTTATGGCCACACGTCTAAGGGACTAGGATGAATCCACAAAATCTAACGTCATATGTTGCTTGTAACGCTTTAACGGCTTTGACTTTCAAACATTGTATACGTTTACTCTCTTCTAATTGGTGATAATTTTCGGTGGGTTTGCATATTTGTcttacaaaaaatattattcgttgcaaaacatataatattatttacaccatacatttattatattatatctgGTCTAGACAGTTATAAGCATGTGATTTGCAagaaacaaatttaatttttcagaaTATAATAGGGTTTagttacattaaaaaatatcatttatttatatttttagtgtaataattattaatttttttaagttctaCAAGTGATTTATTAacactttatttggcctttagtgaCACATGTAActattactatagtctatataGTGACAtctatgagaaatgtcactagattctATATCACGAAAAGttttactatgattttttattatgctactAAAGGgtttaataaatgtcactagtatactatatataccattagaaatttaaaataatgacatttaaattaaattaaatgctACTAAATATATATTCCACAATATTATTATGTAgtgtataaacaaaaaaaattagtaagtcTTTTAGTAAAAATATCAGCAATATAGTATTAGGAGGaaacaaaaagaacaaggaaTTCATCATTCTTTAGAATTTACACAAACAAATTGAATGTCAAGTTGAATGTGCATTGCTTTGATTATTATGAACAAGATTATCAAATAAATATAcggcacttgtattatcacattaGATCAAACTAAAGTTGCTTTAAGATTGGACAATGTAACTGAAGCAAAAAATTgtgaatctaacaagattaaGAGACAACATAATCAACAACTCTATACTCTGCTTCTATACTTGATTTAGTAAATTAAGTCTTCTTTAAAAAGACTGTGAGATAAGATTATCCGCATCAACATAAGACAATAAAAAAGagacaaaaaatttatataaatgcTTGCAGGGGGCAGACCATAGTCAATAGTACCTTGaataatataatgaaaaatagAGCGTAAGATAGCCATATATTCAACTATTAAATCACACGTAGAGAGACATACTTGTTGAACATCATATGAAATATCTAATTGATAAAGATCGATATTGAAAAGCACCAGCTAAGCAAACGATATAAGATGACATCCTCATATGGAGCAAACGATATAAGATCGATACTGAAAAGCACCAGCTAAGCAACAATGTAATAGGACATACAATCTAACATGTTTGTACGTGCTGAGATCTCAATGTCGTTTCTTTTGAGAAGGATAATGTCAGAGGAATGAGGAGTCATGGAGATAATAACTAAGTAGACCTAGAATCTCAATTTAGCTATGAATGGATAGAGTCGGGGAAAGCAGTGAGAATATTGTTATCTATATGCATAGACAATAAGATAAGTTGTACGTTTGAGACCCATTACGGTAAAAAATTGTGAATCACCATCCCTATTTTACACTACCTTCCATTATTTGTGTATAAAAGTATTACTCTATCTCCAAAATATTCGACACAAATATTAAAGAGtagtttaattataaaaagaacAAGGCAATAAgccaataaattaaaattgtgtaAATGTATCAAAAAAACTTATGGATAAAACATTTAGAAAACTTATAAGGACCTTTTAcgctaaaaaaataataaatgaaaataaatacttatccctttctttttttttgtcccACTTGTTTTTTGCAGTTTTCAAAGTATATATTTGAGATtcaatatctatataatatattttataaaatatatttaataaaattttattttttaagagttacaaaaatatattttaacataaaaaaaatctatgaaaattatgtaaaagttTCTCTCCtacaaaatattctaaattaaaacaattaaaaataatataataaatacgcAAATTCATGAATAACGCATTACAAAACTTAAATACATCGAGTTATTGAGTATGGTTGT belongs to Amaranthus tricolor cultivar Red isolate AtriRed21 chromosome 17, ASM2621246v1, whole genome shotgun sequence and includes:
- the LOC130804125 gene encoding 14 kDa proline-rich protein DC2.15-like, giving the protein MASKITNTILIFFLALNITFFSVVSATYPPRTCPIDTLKLEVCADVLNGLLKVTLGTPPSRPCCSLLQNLADLDAAVCLCTALRANVLGLHLDVPVSLSLLLNKCGCQYPQGFTCP